CCTGCTGGGGCCTGGGGCAAGAGGGAGCCGAGGCCAGGCACTACAAGGCATCGTTCTGCGGTCCCACTTGGAAGGCATGCATGCCCTTGGCAAGTTCCTGCCTCAGATCCCAGGGTTTTCTTCCCAGAAATGAGTGGTAGAGCTGAGAGCTTTGTGCTGCAGCTGGAATCGGCCGGTGTCACTTGGCCAGGGGTCCATGCTGAAGCGCCACAATCGCCATAGCAGATGTAGCCcgatcctctcctcttcctcccgcAGTACTGATCTCTCCCCGCTTTCTCACTGCAGGAAGTTCTACTACATCACTCTGCTGCGAGACCCAGTATCCCGCTACCTGAGCGAGTGGCGACATGTACAGCGTGGTGCCACATGGAAGACCTCACTGCACATGTGCGACGGGCGCACGCCAACCCCAGAAGAGCTGCCGCCCTGCTACGAGGGCACAGACTGGTCAGGCTGCACGCTGCAGGAGTTCATGGATTGCCCCTACAACCTGGCCAACAACCGGCAGGTGCGCATGCTGGCCGACCTCAGCCTGGTGGGCTGCTACAACCTGTCCTTCATCCCCGAGAGCAAGCGGGCCCAGCTGCTGCTGGAGAGCGCCAAGAAGAACCTGCGCGGCATGGCCTTCTTCGGCCTCACCGAGTTCCAGCGCAAGACGCAGTACCTCTTTGAGCGGACGTTCAACCTCAAGTTCATCCGGCCCTTCATGCAGTACAACAGCACCCGGGCGGGCGGTGTGGAGGTGGACGAGGACACTATCCGGCACATCGAGGAGCTCAACGACCTGGACATGCAGCTGTATGACTATGCCAAGGACCTCTTCCAGCAGCGATACCAGTACAAGAGACAGCTGGAGCGCAGGGAACAGCGCCTACGCAATCGCGAAGAGCGCCTCCTGCATCGCTCCAAGGAGGCGCTGCCGCGGGAGGACCCGGAAGAGCCCGGCCGCGTGCCCACCGAGGACTACATGAGCCATATCATCGAGAAGTGGTagtggtggcaggggcagagagtGATGGGCAAGATTTCATGGGGCCAGCAGTTCTTGGTGATTGGCGTCGAGGGGAGCGTGCTGGTAGATCACCCTAGACCTTTGATGGGCGAGGTGGGACCTTTGGGACAGGTGGCCTCCCTGCTCTCCTGGCCCCCATGTCACACTTAAAACTGAAGATTTGAAAAAGACTCTCGAGGGGACGTGTCTGCCCAGCCAGGAGCCCCACACCTACTATGCACGCACTGGCTCCAATGACCAGCCCCTCTAGGAACATATGACTAGCTCCTAATAGTTCATCTAAAGCTCCTTGGCCTCTGGGGACCCTAATAACCCAGAATCTCGGGGAGCCTGTTCCCTGAGAACACAAGCGAATCTCTGTGGCGTCCTCAGACCTGGAGTTCCCCCCCCCTCCTTACCCATCACAGCTGCTTTCAAGGTCAGGGTCAGCCCCAGCCATGGCAGAGAAGAGTCCACGTCTGGCACCTGGCTGCTGCACTCTCTGGGCCATGATCAAAATCCACAGTCCATCCTGGCTTTGAGGAGCCAGGCCCAGGCAGGAAAGGGATGGACACCAAGagtctcccacacacacacaccagtccctGTGCTTTCTGATCCCCCACTGCCCCCAGCCCTGTCACTGGGACATTTATACAAGGGCTCATGTGCCACTGTTCCCACCATACCAGCAAGTCTTCAGTCCCATGCATAAAAGCGTCCCTTGGCTGGGTTACAGGGCCACACCAACCTGAGCTGATACTGAATGGCCAGGGTGGGGACTTCCCCATCCTCAGCTAAGGTTGGAAGGAACAGCTCTGAATGTCCTTTCTGGGGCCTGGATGCACAACCCTCCCCGCCCTGGCTCTCGCTCTCTGCATCTTTCCGACCCTTCAAAGTCTGACCAAGCTATCTCCAGCAGCCCTGTGGGCCAGCCAGTGTCCCTACTAGAAGCCATGTCGCGTATCTGTTTTTAAGCACTTGCCCAGTGCCCCATCCCTTGTGTTCTCTAGGAGGCCCTGGTGGGCCCACTACTTACTTAGTGGAGGTGTCATGACTTTTTCAGCCCATTTGCATGCAGACAAGGGTTGTGAGCTGACCCTGAGGCAGGACAGGGCCTACTCGCTGTCTCCGTCTCGCTCAGCACTCAGGCTAAGAAGGGGTGGGTTACCGCAGACAGGAGTAGGGGCCATATGTAGCATAGCAATATTCCAGATGTTGACAGGTGTAGCCGCTGCCCCAGAGCAATGGCTTCGTCTTCACATGTGGGTGGTTATAGGGTCTAcactcaggcaccaggcacttgACCTTGGGGTCCACAGGCAAGATGAGTTCTGATAGGCACCATCCGGCCCCATCCAGGGCCACCTTCATGGTGAATGATCACACTGGGTAGCAAGATGAGTTAGGCGGTCAGGACCACTGTGAAAGGGATTGGCTTAGACACTCGGTTTAGAGCAGTTATACTTCTGAGAGGAGCTTGGCATATTTGGGGAGCCCTGGGGTCTTTCACAGGTCGTGTTGGTTGTTGCCAGCTTCTGTCAGGAAGTACCCCATCTCCACATGGCCCCCCCCTCACCACTTCCTGTGTATGTGACCCAAACATGGATCTGTTCTATACATACTAGAATATGTTTTAACTTACGCCCCGCCATCCTGACTCACGGAAGCACGGGTCACTTCTCTATCTCTGCTGCGTTTGAAAAATAGTCCCTCCCATCTCAGGCCAGCGCCAGGCTGAGGAATCCTCAGTCCCTTGACTGTCCACCCCTGCCTAAGGCTCAGGCCACCAGCTTTGGGGCACAGCTTCCTGGTACTCAGCATCTCAGAATAGGGTGCTTCCCCGTCCCTCCAGCTCCAAGGACTCTGCCTACCCCTGGGGCTGAGAGGCCATGCAAAGGCAGCAAGCTAATAACTCAGTCCCGAGGCACCCTGCAGCCCTGCAGACACCCCCTCTTGGAGTGAGCGGGAAGCGGGGACCACAGAACTGTCCAGGCACCGCGTCTGAACTGGAACTGTTCCACTTGAACCCGGGAgctttaaagctttatttatttatagcttcttattaaaaaataaaaagtgttgaGAAGGAATCTTTTTGGTTATTCATACAGAGCAATGAATTGACGGCGGAAAAGCAACTGGTTGTCTTCTAATTGTCTTTGTCTAGGTGGAGAATGAACATTagcagatgaaataaaccctgaaAAGGTCCCCGTGTGCTGTGGTCTGTGCTAATCCCCTCCAGGCATGGCAAATGCCAGCATCCTAGGAGGTTAGCAGGGGTGCAGGTGACCCGGCCCAAAGAGGGTGCTggtaaaaacaaaccacaaagtgTAGAAACATCATTTATCACAGCATGTAggcaggtgggggggggagctgtCACCAACAACAATGTCAGTACCATCTGTCGTGACTTCCTCTGCTCGGTGTTAACTTGGAAATGTTTCAAATGGCAAAGGGAACGATGGCCCAGATACAGATGGCAGAGTATTTGTCTCACATGATGCAGgaagcctgggtttgattcccagcactcaggaggtggaggcaggagaatctatccaaggtcatccttggtgacAGCAAGTCGGAAGTCAATGGTGTAAAACCCTGTGTCAATAAAACTAAGCTTACTCTTTGTTATAAGAAAGCACAAGTTAATAGAAAAGACttcaggggctggcaagatggctcagtggttgagagccctggttgttcttccaaaggacctaggttcaattcccagcatggaCATGGCAACTCAAaactgtctgtgattccagttccagggtatctgacacacagatatacatacaggaaGACCACcaatgtacattttttaaaaaatggggggtttttagaaaaaaaaaattttttttaattttttaaatctttttaaagaaaagatttcaTGTGGAAGGAGCGAGAACTGTTCTCAGAGACCATCAGCTCCATGTTTCTTCCTTATCTGTTGCGGGTAACTCAACACCATGACTGAGTTACAAAGAACAAAGGTttgccaggcgtggtgacacgtGTCGGCAATCTAGCAAAAAGAAACAGCATTTGCTGTTGGCTCAGTTTTGATCCACATTAGCGGGGCTGCTTGTGGCAGCCTTGCTGGCAGAGCCCTTTCTGCCTGAGGCAGGCTGCCCCCGGTGGTGAGAGAGACAGGTGAGGCAAGCGTGAGGCCGTCCCATGTCCTCGTGGAAGCAGGAAGGGCAGGAAGATCacgggttctaggccagcctgagctgcatggtGAAACCCTGGCTAAAACCAACATGAAAGGCTGGAGAAGTGGTTCCGCTGCTAAAGCGTTTGCCTCGCCATTGGGAggaccagaaacaaacaaaagccagaggtggtggcatgcttgaaatcccagtgctggagagagagTCGCAGACCCAGCCGGCCTAGCGTTCTTGGTGAGTTCCAGCCCACGGAGAGATCCTGGCTCAAAACAACAAGGTGGAGGGCACCTGAGGATTGGCAGCTGGGCTCCCCAAGTGGACGTACACACACTTGCGGGTGCACACAACAGGCACCCGTACAGTGGGAgaaacatgtgtgtatgtgtcctctAATAAAGCTGAAGGACTTATTCACGGGACTTTACCCTCATGATCTCTAATCCTGATCATTTCCCAAGTGGCCCACCTCTGAACACCATATTCagagaggccttaccctcttCCTACTTCCCACTGTGGATTAATCCATACATGGAGCCTTAGGGGACACCCCAATTATATCGAGGCCACGGCAAACTCAGAGTTCAGTGAAGTAATACTTTAGCACACTGTTTGCTCAGGGTTCCGTTTTCCGTCTtttatacacagacacacgcacactcacTTTCTGAAATATCTAAAGATAGGTTATGATCATCAGACCTCTCTACCCCtaaacatgtgcacatgtgtctacTAAAATGGCATTCTGCTCTGACATTCAACCCAACTACCATGCCCCCCAGGCATAACCCATAGGCAGGATCCTTGTCCCATAAATGTCTTTCTCTACCTCTCATGTGTTTGTTAACTGGAGCTCACACACTCTCTGGTTCTCTTCATACTATTGATACTGTGTATGTGGGAATGAGGGTACAGGAATGCCCACACTCTCTGGTTCTCATCATGCTATTGATGCTGTATATGTGGGAATGAGGGTACAGGGATGCCACcgtgcacatgtgaaggtcaggacAACCCCGGGGGTCTCAGTCTTCACTTTCCAACTTGTTTGAACCAGAAtctttctgttggtttttctCTGCCTACACCAGGCAATCTAGCCTGCAAGCTTTGCGGGATTCTCCTGTTTCGGCTTCCCATGTCCCCTTagaagtgccaggattacagatacTAAGTGTCCAGTCTTGACTTGGGCTCTGGGTAtatgaactcaggccctcacactcACATGGCAAacacttacccactgagccatctcccagcccaccACTGATACCATTGACTAATAAGAACCACTAACCCCTTCAAAGGTACACAACCCATTCCCCTCTGATCCGATTATTTAACCATCTTGACCCTAAACAACAGGCAGGGACCTGTTGCTGCTGAGCATTGGCTCTGTCCTGGGGCCCGGAGAGACTGAGTCCTCCCCACTGGTTTCCTACAAGGGAAGCAGAGAGTCACAAGGAACCCCAGCCATCCTGCAGGAACCCCCAGGAACTGGCAACTGGCAGAGGAAGGAATCCTAGTCACTGACTGGGGATTTTCATCAAGCTTATTTGTGACATGAGGACCCCAGCCTCACTTCAACCCAAGATCTCTGTCCTTGACCACTGAATCCACCAGGGAAGGATTGGCAAAAATCTTAAGAGAACTGGGCTGGGGGAGATAGCTTATATGCTGCCacccaagtgtgaggacctgagttctgttcccagaacccacattagaTCCAATGCTGGGGAGTCATGGCACCGGGGGAAAGGAGACAAGCGGCTCCTTGGGGCGTACTGCGCAGCTGGTCTTGCCCAGTCAAAACCTCCAGGTTAAAGAAGAGACTAAC
This DNA window, taken from Peromyscus maniculatus bairdii isolate BWxNUB_F1_BW_parent chromosome 21, HU_Pman_BW_mat_3.1, whole genome shotgun sequence, encodes the following:
- the Hs6st1 gene encoding heparan-sulfate 6-O-sulfotransferase 1, with product MRRRRAGGRTMVERASKFVLVVAGSACFMLILYQYAGPGLSLGAPGGRAPPDDLDLFPTPDPHYEKKYYFPVRELERSLRFDMKGDDVIVFLHIQKTGGTTFGRHLVQNVRLEVPCDCRPGQKKCTCYRPNRRETWLFSRFSTGWSCGLHADWTELTNCVPGVLDRRDPAGLRSPRKFYYITLLRDPVSRYLSEWRHVQRGATWKTSLHMCDGRTPTPEELPPCYEGTDWSGCTLQEFMDCPYNLANNRQVRMLADLSLVGCYNLSFIPESKRAQLLLESAKKNLRGMAFFGLTEFQRKTQYLFERTFNLKFIRPFMQYNSTRAGGVEVDEDTIRHIEELNDLDMQLYDYAKDLFQQRYQYKRQLERREQRLRNREERLLHRSKEALPREDPEEPGRVPTEDYMSHIIEKW